The nucleotide window ATCGCGGCGATCACGGCGGCGGGAGCGCATTCCACGGTTTCGTCGAGAGGCCGAGTTGCGCGTTGCTCGCCGCCTCCTGGCCGGCCGAGACATCCGCGAGGAACTTGGTGTTGCCGCCGTACGACACGGCCGAGCCGAGGCCCTGTTCGGCGAGCGCAACGCTGACGGAGGTGCCGTCGGCATTCGTCACTGCGGCGAGCAGGCGGCCGTAGCGGTCACGGCGGTCGGTGTCGTAGTCGAGCGTCACCGCGGCGCCCACGGGGGCGAGGCGGGAGAGTTCGTCGGTCGCCTCTTGGGCGAGGCATTCGCCCACATCTGTCCGCGTCGGCGCGGGATGTCGGAGCGCGGGATGAATGCGCCCGGCCAGAAGAGGTGGGCGGGCTTCTCGTCCTGGTGCGCATACAGGTACCGGTGCTCGTCTGGCGTCATGTGGCGTCGTCGGCCGCGGAATTTCGCGATCGGGATGAGGACGAGCATCACCATCGATGCGAGTCCGATGAGCGCGGAGAACCCTCCGAGCACAGGATCGGACGGCATCGCGAAGCTCACGCTGAAGGCGATGAGCGTGCCGGCGAGTGTGCGGTTGTCACGGAGGAATGCGGTTCGGGAAGTCGATTTGGGCAAGGCAGTACCAGGGGAAGGAAGTAGTGGGGTTTCGGAGCGCGCGTGAGGGCGCGCTCGTGGCAGAGCGCCGAGTCGGCCTTAGCAGAGGATTCCTCACTCTATGGATGCCACGATGGCACCCTTATACCCCCACCAGCCGCGCGAGCATCGGCTCGCCGACGATCGGAATGCCGTAGTCGCGGGCTTTGCGGGCCTTGCCGGAGAGTGAGTCGGGGTCGGCGGCGACGACGAGTTTCACGCGCTTCGTCACGGCGGGGCGGGGCACGTATCCGGCTGCGGTCAGGCGTTCGAACCAGATTTCGCGAGCGAGGCTCATTTCGCCGGTGAGCACGATGTGGTCACCGGGCGCGAGCGAGAACGACGGCTGGTCAGAAGGGGCGGCGGCACCGGCATCCACCGGCGAAGGGGAAGCGGGAGCCTGCATGGCGGCGACGAGCCGCGCATCGCTCACCGAGAGCAGCTTGACGACGGATGCCAGGTCGGCGATCTCGTCGGCGGTGAGCACTCCGTCGGCCCAGGCGACCCGGGCGAGGTCGTCGAAGTAGCGTTCGTGGAGGGTGAGGCAGGTGTTGCGGGAGATGCCGAGGGTTTCGGCGGCGTCGACGAGGGCTTCAGCTTCGTGCGCGGAGATGTGGCGGTCGAGCAGGCAGCGGTCGAGCAGCGCGAGGTAGTCCTGGTGTTCGGCGGGGCCGGCGTGCTCGGGCAGTTTCGCGGTGATGCGTTCGAGGAAGCGCTCGCCGGCGGTCGGTGCGGTGCCCCGGGCGATCCAAGCCGCGGAGGGGGCGGCGGGCCAGGGCATCCACTCGACGGATGATGCGTGGTCGATGCGGCCGAGCCAGAACTCGGCGTCGGCCAGCTGCAGGTATTCGCCGAGGAGGCGCGCGGTGGCGGCCGCATCGACACTGGCCCGGTGGGCTCCGTCGAGGTCGATGTCGAACGCCGCGCAGCAGTCGGCGAGGGAACGGCCGGCTCCGGGGATCAGCTCGCGCGCGAGCCGCATCGTGCAGAGCCCCAGCTCGGCGAGCTCGGGCGCCGCATAGCCGGCCCGCCGCAGCTCCGCATCGAGGAACCGCAGGTCGAAGCTCGCGTTGTGCGCGACGATCACCCGCCCGGCGAGCAGCTCGATGAGCCGCCCGGCGACCTGCTCGAACCGCGGCGCGTGCATGACATCGGCGCCGCGGATGCCGTGGATGCGTTCCGCCCCGACGTCGCGGCCGGGGTTCACGAGCGTCTCCCACTCCCCCGTGATGCGGCCGGCCTCGTTCACATGGACGACGGCAACCTCGACCACACGATCGCTGCCGCCGGGCATGAGCCCGGTCGTCTCGAAGTCGATGACGGCGAATCCGGGCATGAGGGTCCTTCGGGTAGGGGGCAGAGCAAGGCTACGTCGGGTGTGGATGCCGGAGCGCGCCCCAGTTTTGGGGTGCGGCCAGATGAGATCAGAACTGTCTCGGTCGCGGATCTGTTCCAGACCTCTCGCGAGAACATCACGATGCACGTGCGCAACGTGTTCGATGAGGGCGAGCTCGACCGGGCGGCAACCCACAAGGATTTCTTACAGGTTCGCCAGGAGGGCGACCGCACAGGTCAAGTCCCGTGGAGTGGTGTAGCGCGGTGTCCTTCGAGTTGAGGGGTTAGGGCGTGTCTCCTAACCTGTGGGCGAGGTTGGCGGCAGGCTTGGAGGTGTGTCGCGGACCTCTTCTCTCTCGGATGCTGCCTGGGCTCGGATCGAGCCGTTGATGCCGGTCGCCTCGCGTAAGGGTGGTCGGCCGTTTCAGGATCATCGCCGAGTGGTCGAGGGGATCGTGTGGCGGTTCCGGACGGGGTCGCCGTGGCGTGATCTGCCGGCCGAGTTCGGGCCGTGGCAAACCGTGTGGAAACGGCATCGACGCTTCAGCGCCGATGGCACCTGGGACCGGATCTATGCGGCGATCCTCGCCGACGCGGACGCTGCAGGCGAGATCGACTGGGCCATCAGCGTGGACTCCACGGTCAACCGTGCGCATCAGCACGCGACGAACCTCCCGCGCGACGCAGGGGGGTCTATCGAGTTACAAGAACCATATTGATGGATGCCGTCGCCCTGGCGGCATAACCCCCGGACTCAAACAAAAGCTCAGCAGACCCCACCGGCCTCATCCGCCTTGACAAATTCCGCGCCGGCATCCTGCGGATGCTCGCGAACAGGGTCCCACCGCCGATCTGCTCTCGCCCTCGGGACACGAGATCGTCCCCTCGTCCGCTGAGCACGCAGAGGAGACGTTCGGCCGTCAGGCCTCGACGGAGGCCCGCTTCGTCGTGTTCCTCGTGCTCCGCCAGAGCAGACCGGTGATTACGGCCGCGAGTGCCATCGCACCGCCGAAGACGAGGATCGCCGCGGAGAACTCGCCGGTGAGATCCTTGATCCATCCCGTGACCTGCGGTCCGAGATATCCGCCGATGTTGCCGAGGCCGTTGATCAGCCCGAAGCCCGCGGCCAGGGCGGCACCGGCGAGGAACGAGCTCGGCATGGTGATGAAGACCGCCATCGCACTGTAGATGCCGATCGCCGCGACGCAGAACGCGGCCACGGCCACGGCCGGCGTGTGCACGGTGAGCGCGGCGACCGCGAAACCCAGCGCGGCGACGCACGCGGCGGCGACGAAGTGCCCCGGACGCTCACCGGTCTTGTCGGAGTGACGGTTCCACAAGACCATCGGCACGATCGCCACGAGCGACGGCAGCGCCGCGACCCAGCCGATCGCGGGCGACGGGAAGCCGAGCGCCGCGAGCATCTGCGGGAACCAGATCTGCAGGCCGTTCAGAGAGAACGTCACGCAGATGAAGACCGAGATGAGCACCCAGACGCGGGCGGCTCGGATGCCGGCGCTGAAATTGTGAGCGGTGTGCGCGTTCTGTGCGTCCTCCTGATCGATCACGCCCTGCAGCCATTCGCGCTCGGCGGGCTCGAGGAACTTCGCCTCGCGGGGAGTGTTGCGGATCACGGCGTAGAAGATGATTCCCATCGCCACCGCCGGGATGCCGGTGAGGATGAACAGCCAGCGCCACCCGGAGAGGCCGCCCAGGCCGTCGAAGGAATCGAGGATGCCTGTTAGAAGCGGGGTGAGGAGCCCGGAGAGACAGATGAACGAGACGATCCACGACATCGCGACGCCGCGACGAGCCGCCGGGAACCAGCGGGAGACGAAGTAGAGCATCCCCGGGGAGAACCCGGCCTCGGCGAAGCCGAGGAGGACGCGCGCGATGATGAGCCAGAACTCGTTCGACACCGCTGCCGTGGCGATCGTCACGAGTCCCCAGGTGATCATGATCCGGGAGATCCAGACCCGCGTGCCGATCCGGGTGAGGATGTAGTTCGAGAAAGGCTCGCAGAGCGTGTAACTCCAGAAGTAGACCCCCGCGGCGAACCCGAAGGCGGATGCCGAGATCGCCAGTTCGTCGTTCATCTGCAGCGCCGCGACGCCGATGTTCGTGCGGTCCAGATAGAGGATGATGTAGCAGATGCCGATGAACGGCAGCAGGCGCCTTGTGACCTTCTTCAAGACAGCGGACTCGCTGATCGCGGACCGCGCTGACGTGGCGTTCTTCGCTGACACGCCGATCTCCTTCGTTCGGTGAAGCGCCGCGACTATGCGACGATCCCAGGTTCCGCCGGTGCCATCCAGATCACCATCGGAATGTCCCGTTGTTCGGAACCTTTCGTGCTTGGTTCAGCCGCGTCCGACGAGAGGCATCGCGGAAGCGGTGACCGTGAGCGACAGGACGTTCGCCGCGGGCGGCAACGAGGCCATAAACACGAGTGCGCGAGCCGCATCCGCCGCATCGAACAGTGGCTCCGCGCGCACCGAGCCGTCGGCCTGCCTGGAACCCGTCGACATCTCCCTCGTCATCGTCGTGGCGGCGTTGCCGATGTCGAGCTGGCCCACCGCGATGCCGTGCGCGCGTCCGTCCAGGGCGAGCGCCTTCGTGAGCCCCGTGATCGCATGCTTGCTCACGGTGTAGGCCGTCGCCCAGGGCCTCGGGACGTGCGCCGAGACCGATCCGTTGTTGATGATCCGTCCGCCCGGGGGCGACTGCGCACGCATCAGCCGCCAGGCGGCCCTCGCGCAGAGCACCGCTCCCCCGAGGTTCACTTCCCAGGTCGCCCGGAGGTCGGCGAACTCCGTCTCATCGATCTCGCCCTGCGGGCCGAAGACCCCGGCGTTGTTGACGAGCACGTCGAGGCGCCCGAAGCGTCGCGCGACCGCGGCGAAAGCGACCTCGACCTCGACCTCGTCGGTAACGTCCGCGCTGAGCGCGAGGGAGCGGGACGGGTCGAGGGTCGCGATCGTCTCTGTCACCGCGTCGAGTCGACGTCCCAGTGCGACGACCCGGAACCCCGCAGCGGACAGCGCCCGGACGAACTCGCGCCCGAGCCCGGACCCGCCGCCGGTGACGACCGCGACGCGGTCGGTGTCAGTGGTTGTCACCGTGCACCTCCGATCCACGGCGACCCCGCAGGAAGTCGAAGTCGGCGCCGGTGTCGGCCTGGGTGACGTGCGCCCGGTACAGCGCGGCGTATCCCCCGCCGTCCTCGATCTCGGCGGAGGTGGCCGTTGCCCGTCGGCGCTCGAGCTCCTCGGCATCCACGAGCAGCTCGAGCCGCCGCGCCGGGACGTCGAGGGCGATGAGGTCGCCCTCCCTGACGAGTCCGAGCGGCCCGCCGACAGCGGCCTCGGGAGCGACGTGGAGGACGACGGTGCCGAAGGCGGTCCCGCTCATCCGCGCATCCGAGATCCGCACCATGTCCCGCACACCCTGGCGGAGGAGATGCGGCGGCAGCGGAAGGTTGCCCAGCTCCGGCATCCCCGGATAGCCGCGCGGCCCTGCGCCTCGCAGGACGAGAACGGAGTCCACGGTGATGCCGTCGCCCGTGACGTAGCGGCGCTCGAGGTCATCCATGCTCTCGAAGACCACCGCCGGCCCCGTGTGCACGAGCAGTTCGGGACTCGCGGCCGAGGCCTTGATCACGGCGCCGTCCGGTGCGAGATTGCCGTGCAGCACGGCGAGGGTCGGGGCCGGCACGACGGGACGATCCAGGTCGCGCACCACCTCATCATCCCACCGCTCCGCGAGAGCTGCCCGCTCGCGCACGGTGCCGACGACCGTCAGCGCATCGCCATGTAGAGCGTCGCGGAGCACCTGCATGACCGCAGGGATCCCACCCGCCTCGAAGAAGTCCTCCATGAGGAAGCGGCCCGAGGGCTGCACGTCGACGATGGCGGGGATGCCGGCGGCGATGTGGTCGAGCTCGGCGAGCTCGAGGGGAATGTCCAGCCGACCGGCGAGCGCCAGCAGGTGCACGATCGCGTTAGTGGACCCGGCCAGGGCCGCGTTGACGATGACCGCGTTCTCGATCGCCTGCCGCGTCACGATGTCACTCATCCTCACGCCCTCGCGGACGAGTTCGACGACGCGCCTCCCCGAGTCATGGGCGAGCACGCGACGACGGGAGTCGACCGCCGGCAGAGCGGCGTTGCCCGGCAGCCCGAGCCCGAGCGACTCGACGATCGACGCCATGGTGGATGCCGTTCCCATCGTGTTGCAGTGTCCGGCGCTGCGCGACATGCACGACTCTGAGCGTCGGAACTCCGCCACGCTCATGCTGCCCGCCCTGACCTCCTCGCTCAGACGGAACACGTCGGTGCCCGAGCCGAGAGGCCGGCCGCGCATCCTCCCGGTAAGCATCGGGCCACCGGAGACGACGATCGTGGGCAGATCGACGGATGCCGCACCCATGAGCAGCGCCGGTGTCGTCTTGTCGCATCCGCAGAGCAGCACGACGCCGTCGAGCGGGTTCGCTCTGATCGACTCCTCCACGTCCATGGACACGAGGTTCCGATAGAGCATCGTGGTGGGACGGACGATCGTCTCCCCCAGCGACATCACCGGGAACTCGACGGGGAGTCCGCCCGCCTCGTACACACCGCGCTTCACGAACTCCGCGATCTCGCGGAAGTGCCCGTTGCAGGGGGTGAGGTCCGAGAAAGTCTGACAGATGCCGATCACAGGGCGCCCGTTGAACATCCGGTCCGGGTGCCCCTGGTTCTTCATCCACGAGCGATGGATGAAACCGTTGACGCCCTCGCCCTCGAACCAGTCGGACGAACGATGGCGCTCGCGTTCCTCGTCGCTCATCAGCGGACCCTCCTCTTCACGTACCACAGCTCTCTCGTCTCGTCGACCGTGGCCGGCCGATGCCCGAGCGCACGCACGAGACGCACGGCCTGCTCGACCAGCTCGAGGTTGGAGCGCGGTGCGCCGTCCTCATCGAACGGGTGGTCCTCCACGCCCACGCGGATGTGTCCGCCGAGGATCACCGCCTGCGCGAGCGCTGCCCAGGGAGTGCGCCCGCCCACCGACACCGAGAACACGGCGGATCCTGGCAGGGAGTCGACCATGTGCGAGAGGAGCGCGGGCGACCAGCGGACCGCGTTCGTGAACACGCCGTCGATGTCGAGGCAGATGTTCACGATCGGCGGCCGTCCGTCATCGATGTCGGCGAGGAGTTCGGGGACGTCCCTGGTCAGCTGGGCCGGGTTGAAGACCTCCCACTCCGGGCGGGCCCCCGCGGCTGCGATGCGGGCGGAGAGCTCGCGGGCACGGGACGGCGGAGTGTTCATCAGGACCTCCTCGCCGTCGATCGACGCCCACGCCGTGATCGCGTCCAGGGTGACGATCTCGGCTCCTCCGTCGACGGCGGCGAGACGTTGCGGCCAGGAAATCTCGCTCATGCCGTCGCCGAGCGGCGCGCGCATCGGGACGGACACTCCGCCACCGCTCGAGTTGTTCAGCACGACGTCTGTGCGGGCGCGGACGAGGTGGTTCACCCGGCGATAGAGCTCGGGATCGCAGGCGGCGAGATCGTCGGCCGTCCGCACATGCAGCGCCGCCGCCGAGGCACCGACCTCCACGCACGCGGCGACGTCGGCGGCGATGTCCTCTGGCTGAGTCGGGACAGAGGGGTGCTCGCGTCTCGTCAGCATCCCTCCGGTCGGGGCGACCGTGATGATCACGGGCCTCATTCCGGCACCGCCGCCGAGAAGAACCACGCCACCGCCAGTGCTCCGGGATCCACGACCCCGCGCGCGTGCTCGCCGACGTAGCTCGAGCGACCGCGCCGTCCGAGCAGCTCCCTCGTCGACTCCGCGCCCGCCGCGGACTCGCGGGCCGCGCGCCGGAGCGACGCGTCGAGGTCGCCGCCGCTGTCGAAGGAGAGCACGGCCGGTGCCATCGCGTCGACCATCGTGTTGTCTCCGACCGCGGCTCCCGCAGCCGAGACTATCGCATCCAGCCCTCGTCGAGCGGCCTCGGCAACGTCCCCCGCCTGCACCGGATCGGACACCTGACGCGCGAACGCGCGGAACCAGAGACCGAACAGCGGCCCGCTCGTCCCGCCGGTCGCCCGGAACGCCGTCACGAGGGCGGCGAAGCCTCCGGCCCCTGCGATCATCGCGTGGCGGGCGCCCGTGGCCGCGCGCCGGAGATTGTCACCGAAGTCGCCGTCGCCGGCCAGGCGGTCCAGACGAGTGAGCTCTTCGTGCCCGTCCTCGATCCGATCGAGGAAGGCGGCCACCCAGCCGTCGACCGTCACCATGACAGTGCCGCCGTCCGCACGGGTGCGTCCCAGAGTTCGAGATCGAGATCGTCATCGCCCAGCCGCAGCAGCGTGATCGAGACCCCCTGCATGTCCAGGGCGGTGACCAGGTTGCCGGTCAGACTGCGTACGACGCCCACGCCCCTTGCGCCCAGACTCCGTCGGAGGTAGGCGTTCGCGGCTTCGAGCTGCAGTGCCGGTGTCCCGCCGAGCCCGTTCACGAGTGCGATCGCCTCGTCGCCGGATGCCAGCCCTGTCGCCTCGTAGAGACGCGCGACCAGAAGATCGATCAGCGCGGATCCGTCGCCCTCCCAGGCGATCTCCTCGCCGCGCTCGCCGTGGATGCCGACGCCGAACTCGACCGAGCCGGTGGGCAGGACGAACGATTCGTCGTTCTGCCCAGGCAGAGTGGCCGAACGGAAGGCGACTGCGAGGCTGCGCGCACGGTCGGCTGCAGAACGCGCGATGCGCGCGACGTCAGCGAGGGGCAGGCCGCGGGCGGCCGCGGCACCCGCGAGCTTCTCGACGAGGAGGGTCGCTCCGGTACCGCGGCGCCCAGGCCCCTGTGCGCTCTCGGTGGCGATGTCGTCGGCGACGACCACCACCTCGACGGCGCGCCCTGCATCCTCGGCGTTCTCGGCCGCGAACCGGAAGTTCAGCACGTCGCCGGTGTAGTTTTTCACGATCAGGACCACGCCCGCCCCTCGGTCCACGCTCTCGATCGCCGCCAGGACCTGCGCCGTGGTGGGGCTCGCGAACACCTGCCCCGGTACCGCCGCGTCAAGCATGCCCGGCCCGACGAGACCGAGGTGCAGGGGCTCGTGCCCCGACCCTCCGCCGGACACGACGGCCACCGTCGCGTCACCGGGGGCCGGGCGACGATGCACGTGCAGCGGCTCCTCGACGAGGATCAGAGCCCCTCTGCTCTCGGCGATCGCGCCCTCCACCGCGTCATGCACGAGCCGTGCGGGGTCATCGTGGATCTGCATCATCTGCTCCTTTCTGAACGCCGTGCGACAACAGAGTGCGGATCGCCTCGGGCACGGACATGCCGACGCGAATCCCTTTGTGCGAGGCGACCTCGTTCACCGTCGACAGCACGCCCTCGTGCCAGGTGCTGAGACCGTCGCTGATCTCGGCGCTGTCGTGCGACACCGCCATGCCGGAGATGCCGGCGTCGTCGAGCATCGGGAGTCCGGCCACTCCGGCCCGGTCCTTGCCGATCCCGGCGTCGTTGAGGACGACGGCATGGCAGCCCGCCTCGATCGCCGCCTTGCCTGACTCGCGGCCGCCGTTGGACCCGGCGATGATGACGCGCCCACGGTCACCGCTGTCGATCTGGGAGGCGCTGTCGAGAGCGACGACCTCACGGCCGTCGATCACGGCCACCGTGCGACGGATCATGCGTCCACTTTTCTCGTCCGGATCCCCGCCGCGATCGCGGTGACCGCTTCCTGCGTCGTCTGGCCGAGGAGCACACCGCATAGAGAGGCGCACCGGTTGGCGTAGCTGACCACGCCGTTCTCCCAGACGTCGTCACCGTCGCCTATGCGCGCGCTGACGTGGGAGATCCCGACGCCCGGAACGTCGACCTCGTCCAGATCACGCAATCCCGCGATCCCGGCGTCATTGCGCCCGATGCCCGCGTCGCTCGTGAGGAGCGCGGCGTAACCGTATCGCCGTGCGTACTCGCCGGCGCTGCGCCCGCCGTGGGAGCCGCACACGACGATCGTCCCGACGTGCTCAGTGGTGCCGAACGCCACAGAGTCAGCGACCAGTACACGGAGGCCGTCGATCACTCCCGCCGTACGAATCGACGCGATGGACTTCAGGATGTCGCTCATGCCGCAACCTCCGGGGCGAGCAGCGCGCGGACCTGATCCGGTTGCGCGGGAGACCGCCCGTGCCGGCGCCCGATGCGCACGACCTCGGCCACGAGTTCGGCGTTCGCCGGACCGCCTCTCCCTGCATGCGGGTGGTCGCCGAGTCCGATCGCGACGTGGCCTCCGGCGGCGATCACATCGTCGGCGAGATCGAGGACGTCACCGCGATGCGCCGATACCATCCACTCGACCTCGTCCTCGGCGGGAAGCAGCGCCCGATGCGCGGCGAGGCCCCCCGAAGTCGCGGGG belongs to Agromyces archimandritae and includes:
- a CDS encoding thermonuclease family protein, which produces MGECLAQEATDELSRLAPVGAAVTLDYDTDRRDRYGRLLAAVTNADGTSVSVALAEQGLGSAVSYGGNTKFLADVSAGQEAASNAQLGLSTKPWNALPPP
- a CDS encoding exonuclease domain-containing protein; protein product: MPGFAVIDFETTGLMPGGSDRVVEVAVVHVNEAGRITGEWETLVNPGRDVGAERIHGIRGADVMHAPRFEQVAGRLIELLAGRVIVAHNASFDLRFLDAELRRAGYAAPELAELGLCTMRLARELIPGAGRSLADCCAAFDIDLDGAHRASVDAAATARLLGEYLQLADAEFWLGRIDHASSVEWMPWPAAPSAAWIARGTAPTAGERFLERITAKLPEHAGPAEHQDYLALLDRCLLDRHISAHEAEALVDAAETLGISRNTCLTLHERYFDDLARVAWADGVLTADEIADLASVVKLLSVSDARLVAAMQAPASPSPVDAGAAAPSDQPSFSLAPGDHIVLTGEMSLAREIWFERLTAAGYVPRPAVTKRVKLVVAADPDSLSGKARKARDYGIPIVGEPMLARLVGV
- a CDS encoding MFS transporter codes for the protein MSAKNATSARSAISESAVLKKVTRRLLPFIGICYIILYLDRTNIGVAALQMNDELAISASAFGFAAGVYFWSYTLCEPFSNYILTRIGTRVWISRIMITWGLVTIATAAVSNEFWLIIARVLLGFAEAGFSPGMLYFVSRWFPAARRGVAMSWIVSFICLSGLLTPLLTGILDSFDGLGGLSGWRWLFILTGIPAVAMGIIFYAVIRNTPREAKFLEPAEREWLQGVIDQEDAQNAHTAHNFSAGIRAARVWVLISVFICVTFSLNGLQIWFPQMLAALGFPSPAIGWVAALPSLVAIVPMVLWNRHSDKTGERPGHFVAAACVAALGFAVAALTVHTPAVAVAAFCVAAIGIYSAMAVFITMPSSFLAGAALAAGFGLINGLGNIGGYLGPQVTGWIKDLTGEFSAAILVFGGAMALAAVITGLLWRSTRNTTKRASVEA
- a CDS encoding SDR family oxidoreductase; the protein is MTTTDTDRVAVVTGGGSGLGREFVRALSAAGFRVVALGRRLDAVTETIATLDPSRSLALSADVTDEVEVEVAFAAVARRFGRLDVLVNNAGVFGPQGEIDETEFADLRATWEVNLGGAVLCARAAWRLMRAQSPPGGRIINNGSVSAHVPRPWATAYTVSKHAITGLTKALALDGRAHGIAVGQLDIGNAATTMTREMSTGSRQADGSVRAEPLFDAADAARALVFMASLPPAANVLSLTVTASAMPLVGRG
- a CDS encoding IlvD/Edd family dehydratase; amino-acid sequence: MSDEERERHRSSDWFEGEGVNGFIHRSWMKNQGHPDRMFNGRPVIGICQTFSDLTPCNGHFREIAEFVKRGVYEAGGLPVEFPVMSLGETIVRPTTMLYRNLVSMDVEESIRANPLDGVVLLCGCDKTTPALLMGAASVDLPTIVVSGGPMLTGRMRGRPLGSGTDVFRLSEEVRAGSMSVAEFRRSESCMSRSAGHCNTMGTASTMASIVESLGLGLPGNAALPAVDSRRRVLAHDSGRRVVELVREGVRMSDIVTRQAIENAVIVNAALAGSTNAIVHLLALAGRLDIPLELAELDHIAAGIPAIVDVQPSGRFLMEDFFEAGGIPAVMQVLRDALHGDALTVVGTVRERAALAERWDDEVVRDLDRPVVPAPTLAVLHGNLAPDGAVIKASAASPELLVHTGPAVVFESMDDLERRYVTGDGITVDSVLVLRGAGPRGYPGMPELGNLPLPPHLLRQGVRDMVRISDARMSGTAFGTVVLHVAPEAAVGGPLGLVREGDLIALDVPARRLELLVDAEELERRRATATSAEIEDGGGYAALYRAHVTQADTGADFDFLRGRRGSEVHGDNH
- a CDS encoding 3-keto-5-aminohexanoate cleavage protein, which produces MIITVAPTGGMLTRREHPSVPTQPEDIAADVAACVEVGASAAALHVRTADDLAACDPELYRRVNHLVRARTDVVLNNSSGGGVSVPMRAPLGDGMSEISWPQRLAAVDGGAEIVTLDAITAWASIDGEEVLMNTPPSRARELSARIAAAGARPEWEVFNPAQLTRDVPELLADIDDGRPPIVNICLDIDGVFTNAVRWSPALLSHMVDSLPGSAVFSVSVGGRTPWAALAQAVILGGHIRVGVEDHPFDEDGAPRSNLELVEQAVRLVRALGHRPATVDETRELWYVKRRVR
- a CDS encoding DAK2 domain-containing protein gives rise to the protein MVTVDGWVAAFLDRIEDGHEELTRLDRLAGDGDFGDNLRRAATGARHAMIAGAGGFAALVTAFRATGGTSGPLFGLWFRAFARQVSDPVQAGDVAEAARRGLDAIVSAAGAAVGDNTMVDAMAPAVLSFDSGGDLDASLRRAARESAAGAESTRELLGRRGRSSYVGEHARGVVDPGALAVAWFFSAAVPE
- a CDS encoding dihydroxyacetone kinase subunit DhaK, which encodes MQIHDDPARLVHDAVEGAIAESRGALILVEEPLHVHRRPAPGDATVAVVSGGGSGHEPLHLGLVGPGMLDAAVPGQVFASPTTAQVLAAIESVDRGAGVVLIVKNYTGDVLNFRFAAENAEDAGRAVEVVVVADDIATESAQGPGRRGTGATLLVEKLAGAAAARGLPLADVARIARSAADRARSLAVAFRSATLPGQNDESFVLPTGSVEFGVGIHGERGEEIAWEGDGSALIDLLVARLYEATGLASGDEAIALVNGLGGTPALQLEAANAYLRRSLGARGVGVVRSLTGNLVTALDMQGVSITLLRLGDDDLDLELWDAPVRTAALSW